A stretch of the Capsicum annuum cultivar UCD-10X-F1 chromosome 10, UCD10Xv1.1, whole genome shotgun sequence genome encodes the following:
- the LOC107845523 gene encoding probable ubiquitin-conjugating enzyme E2 25 — translation METPRKRVFPDVEVVEISRPINWSTKPKSAKQKEVICLEVIDVDVEDVERSDGNVNFSGKGKEILVGGGSSANSGTVDGVQSSKKNRLSASSNPIIIDDFGSDVLDEHMYMYYDDDLDNYALLQSHFDNMDIPTGVEAAIPWVPGPLKGQMMSATTSTSGRDVSGAVKGQSTSFSSSTVVGQPTPFGSSSSSPGPALGEGKLVIGSSNEKWGTKGEGSSGATASKLYNESFTRYGKRLDSLGATASNGWGSQSTANWSPFLKFPVGPPVSGWMNPLPNQTTPISAGIAHASGANYFRQSSHKSATTAGSPSIPLRLNSNLEKLKTLVEAQKLSEASGALMNSIPQSFHQSATTAGSLSIPSGPVCNGDNINLGETLKKYRLFKKFDTVEDHSDHFYSKHASAGKVASKNWAKKIQDEWKILEKDLPDTIFVRVYESRMDLLRAVIMGADGTPYHDGLYFFDVFFPSNYPNVPPLVHYHSFGLRINPNLYNCGKVCLSLLNTWSGQGKEKWIPRSSTMLQVLVSIQGLILNAKPYFNEPGFAGSAGTASGEKSSLQYNENTFILNLKTMVFSMRRPPQHFEDFVLGHFFQRAQDILVACQTYMDGAQVGSLVWGGVQDVDEGDKSCSPTFKASLAAFIKTVIDTLKEIGVGDCDKFLHLAQRGTGVVAPVVPGYAAGYFFG, via the exons ATGGAGACTCCTAG GAAAAGAGTGTTTCCAGATGTTGAGGTAGTTGAAATTTCGCGACCTATCAACTGGAGTACGAAGCCGAAGTCTGCTAAGCAAAAGGAG GTTATTTGCCTTGAAGTAATAGATGTTGACGTGGAAGATGTTGAGCGCTCTGATGGAAATGTAAACTTTAGTGGCAAAGGGAAG GAAATTTTGGTTGGTGGTGGTAGTTCAGCTAATAGTGGAACGGTCGATGGGGTTCAGTCTTCAAAGAAGAATCGCCTTTCAGCATCTAGTAATCcaattattatagatgattttggTTCTGATGTACTTGATGAGCACATGTACATGTACTATGATGACGACTTAGACAACTATGCTCTTTTGCAATCACATTTCGATAACATGGATATTCCAACTGGAGTCGAGGCTGCAATCCCATGGGTACCTGGTCCCCTTAAAGGCCAAATGATGTCAGCCACTACAAGTACTTCAGGAAGAGATGTCTCGGGTGCGGTAAAGGGCCAGTCCACTTCGTTTAGCAGCTCGACTGTTGTTGGTCAGCCTACACCATTTGGATCATCTTCGTCGTCTCCAGGACCTGCGTTAGGCGAGGGAAAATTAGTCATCGGAAGTTCGAATGAGAAGTGGGGTACTAAGGGAGAAGGTAGTTCTGGTGCTACAGCGTCTAAATTGTATAACGAGTCATTTACTCGTTATGGAAAGAGATTAGATTCATTGGGCGCTACAGCATCTAATGGTTGGGGCAGCCAATCTACTGCCAACTGGTCTCCTTTCCTGAAATTTCCCGTGGGACCTCCAGTTTCTGGGTGGATGAACCCGTTACCTAATCAAACCACTCCGATTTCAGCAGGAATTGCTCATGCATCAGGGGCTAACTATTTCCGTCAGAGTTCGCATAAAAGTGCAACAACTGCAGGAAGTCCTTCAATTCCTTTGAGACTGAATTCTAATTTAGAAAAACTTAAAACTTTAGTTGAAGCGCAAAAGCTCAGTGAAGCATCGGGGGCTTTGATGAACTCTATCCCTCAAAGTTTCCATCAAAGTGCAACAACTGCAGGAAGTCTTTCAATTCCTTCTGGACCGGTTTGTAACGGAGACAATATAAATTTAGGTGAAACTCTGAAGAAATACCgtcttttcaaaaaatttgataCTGTTGAGGATCATTCGGACCATTTTTATTCTAAACATGCTTCGGCAGGGAAAGTG GCTTCTAAGAATTGGGCCAAGAAAATACAGGACGAATGGAAGATACTGGAGAAAGATCTGCCTG ATACAATATTCGTCAGGGTGTACGAATCAAGAATGGATCTGTTGAGAGCCGTTATCATGGGTGCCGATGGAACTCCATATCATGATGGCCTTTACTTCTTTGATGTTTTCTTTCCAAGCAACTATCCCAATGTTCCGCCG CTTGTGCACTACCATTCCTTTGGTCTTCGAATCAATCCTAATTTGTATAACTGTGGAAAAGTCTGCCTGAGTCTTCTTAACACTTGGAGTGGCCAAGGGAAAGAGAAATGGATCCCTCGTTCGTCGACTATGTTACAAGTTTTGGTGTCCATACAAGGGCTAATTTTAAATGCAAAGCCCTATTTCAATGAGCCTGGTTTTGCTGGCTCGGCCGGGACAGCCAGTGGGGAAAAAAGTTCACTGCAGTATAATGAGAACACTTTCATTTTGAATCTGAAAACAATGGTCTTCTCCATGCGTCGGCCACCACAG CATTTTGAGGACTTTGTATTAGGACATTTCTTCCAACGAGCTCAAGATATTCTCGTGGCATGTCAGACATACATGGATGGTGCTCAAGTCGGTAGCCTTGTCTGGGGTGGTGTTCAAGACGTTGATGAGGGCGACAAAAGCTGCTCACCAACGTTCAAGGCTTCATTAGCCGCGTTCATCAAGACAGTTATAGATACACTGAAAGAGATTGGCGTTGGGGATTGCGACAAGTTTCTTCACTTGGCACAACGAGGTACCGGAGTAGTAGCCCCCGTTGTTCCTGGTTATGCCGCGGGCTATTTCTTCGGTTAG
- the LOC107845628 gene encoding 3-deoxy-manno-octulosonate cytidylyltransferase, mitochondrial: MTICDSSSSSGSSTKAWILHGLAAGAALAIAAGAQAYYGRRSGKYRSRVIGIIPARFSSTRFQGKPLVHILGKPMIQRTWERAKLAETLDQVVVATDDEKIAECCRGFGAEVIMTAESCRNGTERCNEALQKLDKKYDIVVNIQGDEPLIEPEIIDGIVKALQAAPDAVFSTAVTSLKPKDAFDPNRVKCVVDNRGYAIYFSRGLIPYNKSGKVNPQFPYLLHLGIQSYDTNFLKVYPELTPTPLQLEEDLEQLKVLENGYKMKVIKVDHEAHGVDTPEDVEKIEQFMRDRNLA; the protein is encoded by the exons ATGACTATCTGTGATTCATCATCTTCCTCTGGGTCCTCAACAAAAGCATGGATCCTTCACGGCTTAGCTGCTGGAGCTGCATTAGCCATAGCTGCCGGCGCTCAGGCTTACTATGGTCGCCGATCCGGCAAGTATCGGAGTCGAGTCATAGGGATCATACCTGCACGTTTTTCTTCTACTCGGTTTCAAGGCAAACCACTCGTTCACATCCTCGGCAAGCCAATGATCCAG AGAACATGGGAAAGGGCGAAGCTTGCTGAGACATTGGATCAAGTCG ttgtggcaacagatgatGAAAAGATAGCTGAGTGCTGTCGTGGTTTTGGTGCTGAAGTGATAATGACTGCTGAATCATGTAGAAATG GAACCGAGCGTTGTAATGAAGCTCTTCAAAAGCTTGATAAGAAGTACGACATTGTTGTTAATATACAAGGAGATGAACCTCTTATCGAACCTGAAATCATAGATGGCATCGTCAAAGCCCTGCAG GCTGCACCAGATGCGGTCTTTAGCACTGCTGTGACGTCTTTGAAACCCAAGGATGCATTTGATCCAAATCGCGTAAAATGTGTGGTTGACAATCGTGGTTACGCAATATATTTTTCACGAGGACTTATCCCTTATAACAA GTCAGGCAAAGTTAATCCGCAGTTTCCTTACTTGCTGCACCTCGGGATCCAG AGTTATGATACAAACTTCCTGAAAGTATATCCCGAGCTGACACCAACGCCGTTGCAACTAGAAGAAGATCTTGAACAGCTTAAAGTCCTTGAGAACGGATACAAAATGAAG GTGATAAAAGTTGACCACGAGGCTCATGGCGTTGACACCCCGGAAGATGTAGAGAAGATAGAACAGTTCATGCGCGATAGAAACTTGGCATAG
- the LOC107845343 gene encoding terminal nucleotidyltransferase 4B (The sequence of the model RefSeq protein was modified relative to this genomic sequence to represent the inferred CDS: added 113 bases not found in genome assembly) translates to MGPSRFRKRHIAHNFSTMEELNIATPILYSTLPPLSAAADHLTPPPSSSSSSDDEPYIVFRSEISQSQSTIECNSPETAAPDYFSLDGGGDVEGEGDGGEIVLAPVIDAKPLRFKEPERGLEGNWFRANCRFKSPMIQLHKEIVDFCEFLSPTPEEQASRNEAIECVFNVIKYIWPNCKPEVFGSFKTGLYLPTSDVDLVILGSEIRSPQIGLQALSRALSQKGVAKKIQVISKARVPIIKFVEKKSGISFDISFDLDNGPKAAEFIKDAMSSWPPLRPLCLILKVFLQQRELNEVYTGGIGSYALLVMLIAMLQNHRNGKASAEQNLGVLLVNFFDIYGRKLNTSDVGVSCNGVGTFFLKSSKGFSIKGKQSLISIEDPQTPENDIGKSSFNYFQVRSAFAMAFTTLTNPEAIRALGPNRSILGTIIRPDEILVERKGGSNGEVTFNSLLPGAGERLQQYSDNQQEIYCNWQLNDDDEAALPRGNGIAEDGGAKSSGKKRKMSKEKQTAKKVKENGQSSNVGDEEKSSGKKRKMSKEKQPANCRYEEYSSLKEKSSKKHWKHNRW, encoded by the exons ATGGGTCCAAGTAGATTCCGCAAACGTCACATTGCGCACAACTTCAGTACCATGGAAGAACTAAATATCGCTACCCCTATATTATACTCAACTCTCCCCCCTCTCTCCGCCGCCGCCGACCACCTAACTCCGCCGCcgtcctcctcctcctcctccgaCGATGAACCTTACATCGTATTCCGAAGCGAGATTTCTCAATCGCAATCAACAATCGAATGTAATTCGCCGGAAACCGCCGCGCCTGATTACTTCTCACTCGACGGCGGCGGCGACGTTGAAGGTGAAGGTGACGGAGGTGAGATAGTATTGGCGCCGGTGATTGATGCGAAGCCGTTGAGGTTTAAGGAACCAGAGAGAGGACTTGAAGGGAATTGGTTTAGGGCTAATTGTAGGTTTAAGAGTCCTATGATTCAGCTTCATAAAG CCAGAGGTCTTTGGATCATTCAAAACAGGGCTTTATCTTCCCACTAGCGATGTTGAT CTGGTGATTTTAGGATCAGAAATTAGAAGTCCTCAAATTGGGTTACAAGCTCTTTCCAGAGCTCTCTCACAGAAAGGAGTTGCAAAGAAGATACAG GTGATTTCAAAGGCTCGTGTGCCAATAATAAAATTTGTGGAGAAGAAAAGTGGCATTTCATTTGACATAAG CTTTGATCTGGACAATGGACCAAAAGCTGCTGAATTTATTAAG GATGCTATGTCTAGCTGGCCTCCTCTGCGACCATTATGCTTGATTTTGAAAGTGTTCTTGCAACAGAGAGAGTTAAATGAG GTTTATACTGGTGGGATTGGATCCTATGCACTGCTTGTAATGCTAATAGCAATGTTGCAG AATCATCGAAATGGCAAAGCTTCCGCAGAGCAGAATTTGGGAGTTCTTTTG GTTAATTTCTTTGATATTTATGGACGCAAATTAAATACATCAGATGTTGGTGTATCTTGTAATGGAGTAGGTACATTCTTCTTGAAGAGTAGCAAAGG GTTCTCAATTAAAGGAAAACAATCTTTGATCTCCATTGAGGATCCACAG ACACCAGAAAATGACATAGGAAAGAGCTCCTTCAATTATTTTCAG GTCAGATCAGCTTTTGCAATGGCTTTCACGACATTGACAAATCCAGAAGCCATACGTGCCCTTGGTCCCAACAGAAGTATTCTTGGCACAATAATTAGACCAGATGAAATACTAGTGGAAAGGAAAGGAGGATCTAACGGGGAAGTGACTTTTAATAGCTTGCTTCCAGGCGCTGGAGAGAGACTGCAACAGTATAGTGACAACCAGCAGGAGATCTATTGTAACTGGCAATTAAATGATGACGATGAAGCAGCACTCCCCCGAGGAAATGGGATTGCAGAGGATGGTGGTGCTAAATCCTCgggaaaaaagaggaaaatgtcAAAGGAAAAACAGACTGCTAAGAAGGTGAAGGAAAACGGGCAAAGCAGTAATGTCGGAGATGAAGAAAAATCCTCAGGAAAGAAGAGGAAAATGTCAAAGGAAAAACAGCCTGCTAATTGCAGATATGAAGAGTATTCCTCGTTGAAAGAGAAGAGTTCGAAGAAGCATTGGAAACATAATAGATGGTga
- the LOC107845538 gene encoding uncharacterized protein LOC107845538, with product MGSSGFFLLCILHSMVALTSGALMMFYSNEVFIFSHGRERASKLFGSTPHDQLIIRTSDSFSGLLLFAIGFFLFMVAFVKDREFHSFFAKGCVLLHIAMAIWRIYFERKLEEDLGHDWLRLVVADTALGLSWVFFLVYSWREKYD from the coding sequence ATGGGGTCATCTGGTTTTTTCCTCTTGTGCATACTTCATTCTATGGTGGCGTTAACTTCTGGAGCTTTAATGATGTTTTACAGCAACGAGGTATTTATATTTAGCCACGGTAGAGAACGTGCCAGTAAGCTTTTTGGATCGACACCCCATGACCAATTGATAATCCGAACATCAGATTCGTTCTCTGGACTGCTTTTATTCGCAATTGGTTTTTTCTTGTTCATGGTTGCATTCGTAAAAGATAGAGAGTTCCATAGTTTCTTTGCGAAGGGATGTGTCCTCCTTCATATAGCTATGGCTATTTGGAGAATATACTTTGAGAGGAAACTCGAGGAGGATCTCGGCCATGATTGGCTGAGATTGGTTGTTGCTGATACTGCTTTAGGACTTTCTTGGGTTTTCTTTCTTGTGTATTCTTGGAGAGAGAAGTATGATTAG